One stretch of Diorhabda carinulata isolate Delta chromosome 5, icDioCari1.1, whole genome shotgun sequence DNA includes these proteins:
- the LOC130893628 gene encoding arginine-glutamic acid dipeptide repeats protein isoform X4: MATTQGEIRVGPGNQVKDIYAVLPEYRPSVPPDQLSPDPEQVRVREEQRWVPAMTLDADLLMYLRAARSMAAFAGMCDGGCPEDGANAASRDDTTINALDVLHDSGYDPGKALQALVKCPVPKGIDKKWSEEETKRFVKGLRQFGKNFFRIRKDLLPHRDTHELVEFYYLWKKTPGANNNRPHRRRRPPGSLRRIRNTRNSRGGNTSSNSGRNVPPETENSRPSPQPGKEPGETSSVTEDDNDSEDDSDSREAQYRCSHCFTTHSKDWQPGGKDRQLLCYECRAHYKKTNELPPVTAPAAGGNNLSAESPDASPQRMRTRNKAKEQTSNRARPKRGGTETPEPKTPIKTNPNAEKTTPNQTSTPGKKKKSDKPETPNKNKDSRKRPQDVKSEDNDMEERELGLHKKKRDRAESPCSLTTDSETVNEDVENPENENENVEVAVPCNLIHPANTNLPATITTTPSTITSSLPQEQLCKGPIKQEITESPDIKPLALSPSNNPINAVASNPPKAHLAEPMPLNVSIRLPDDINERKNLIKRNLDSSMESKDIKFNIEGTSFNQDTVRFNPENMKFAQQTEFKKEPVIKTEKIESESTDELPKEHIPQQVSVLQEKSFKTELIIPRIHPAKEEDSSNNDLMVKEESSYKDNIFMPQNLIKESITFGMKDSSLMNHLAPKIMKEPSQDKHKDQIVDMNSVNHFTDIKQETYSYQPPKDSNATTAVTINSINNTVIKLEPREPREEPMELTSQNRSEQQQPSYNTLPQPLNIPQVIPMSQNIPPSNHYEEEKRLEKLERPERVDRPDRIERPERPDVVQINSTPIGQPPLPSLMQSGNLVTIGGSQAPQINHYSFMTGLPFSHPQSPRNLEKNQSQHQQNEPQNLKIKQEIPDIPQSQSSSMPPNHLNGLSSFTQSALGSGPPGQSPQSLALPPNSQNLATNLPTSGGFVAPPNHLPSPMADPLQSLKDVKIPGYIPPAQHSQSTQSASNERSERPSSGPAVENIKKEPEYIRSSSTGPSPKPLSDKCSTPKSSSNTNTPTPGAQQTPPPIRQHGTNSPHSAMNLISPSSAPTSSLSQPHPTQPHGSSYGGMPPHHPHLVHPSFLQMPFHGPHPYSGYPFSYPYPYPVVPQPHAVPPPTSRHDISVAPKSIDTVSATLMSSQHSTSSTLTSKRETRESDENGGERHQTHEMTLTNHQSTSHNSSVHATVDKHNYGSSHSITISHSTSTSSSQSVQHKVNQKTVRSSSPHPPVSQTSSSSSINHTSSSSTSSHQHTHHHTHTHHDRLSPSTQLLRHSIHKPPTPQTANAHHLMIQPPNMGHHPSSLEALRAHAAQAAANMHPPSSPMNPPKIMSDEVIKVEPDPEPSPPEDEPQNSPIEPPRGPSPEPRIEDTECHRSQSAIFLRHWNRGDYNSCTRTDLTFKPVPNSTLARKREERLRKQADREREERERAQQAQQRKNATPEKPDIKPPSRGPLETVSSPYERFPRPGFNDTPALRQLSEYARPHAGFSPGHMPRSLIPPSHVMDPMLQYQLSSMYGPGARERLELEHLEREKREREIRELRERELNDRIKEEIMKGGMRGPANPMDPHWLEIQRRYAAAGLSGPVGPGGLPLHHFALYPGGGSAPLSQMERERLERLGIPPPPAPGAPGGPPPGHPHHPAHQAQLEAAERLALATDPMKVRLQMAGISPEYHAHTHAHTHAHTHLHLHPQQQQAQQEAAAAAAGFPLPGYPRPGLIPSREGPLGLHHPDLLGRPYADQLAHQAAAHEQLQRQMLLERDRFPPHPSIVAQHEEYLRQQRERELKVRALEEAARGSRQ; encoded by the exons ATGGCGACTACTCAAGGAGAAATCAGGGTGGGTCCTGGTAACCAGGTAAAAGATATTTAT GCTGTCCTTCCTGAATACCGTCCAAGTGTTCCACCAGATCAGTTGTCACCAGATCCAGAACAGGTGCGGGTTCGCGAAGAACAAAGATGGGTTCCCGCTATGACACTAGATGCCGATTTGTTGATGTACCTTCGCGCTGCAAGGTCTATGGCTGCTTTTGCTGGTATGTGTGATGGTGGGTGTCCTGAGGATGGAGCCAATGCAGCATCGAGAGATGACACGACGATCAATGCTTTAGATGTG tTGCACGATTCTGGATATGATCCAGGTAAAGCATTGCAAGCTTTAGTAAAATGTCCTGTACCGAAAGGGATCGATAAAAAGTGGAGTGAAGAGGAAACTAAAAGATTCGTCAAAGGTCTTCGACAGTTCGGCAAAAATTTCTTCAGGATAAGGAAAGATCTACTGCCTCATCGAGATACG CATGAACtggttgaattttattatttgtggaAGAAAACGCCAGGTGCAAATAACAATAGACCCCACAGGAGACGGAGACCGCCAGGATCACTGAGGAGAATTAGGAATACACGAAATAGTAGAGGAGGTAATACTTCATCTAATTCAG GGCGTAACGTTCCACCTGAAACTGAAAATAGCAGACCATCTCCACAACCCGGTAAAGAACCTGGAGAGACCAGTTCCGTTACTGAGGATGATAATGATAGTGAAGACGATAGTGACAGTAGAGAAGCGCAGTATCGATGTTCGCATTGCTTTACAACAC aTTCTAAAGACTGGCAACCTGGAGGCAAAGACCGACAGCTATTATGTTACGAGTGCAGAGCTCACTACAAAAAGACAAACGAATTACCACCTGTCACAGCTCCAGCAGCTGGCGGAAATAATCTATCGGCAG AAAGTCCAGATGCAAGTCCTCAACGTATGCGCACACGAAACAAAGCCAAAGAACAAACCAGCAATCGTGCAAGACCGAAAAGAGGGGGGACAGAAACACCGGAACCTAAAACGCCAATAAAGACTAACCCAAATGCCGAAAAAACCACACCAAACCAAACGAGTACTCCTGGCAAAAAAAAGAAGTCAGATAAACCAGAAACCccgaataaaaacaaagatagTAGAAAAAGACCCCAAGATGTAAAATCAGAAGATAATGATATGGAAGAACGTGAACTTGGGTTACACAAAAAGAAAAGAGATAGAGCAGAAAGTCCATGTAGTCTTACCACCGATTCTGAAACTGTCAATGAAGATGTTGAAAAtccagaaaatgaaaatgaaaatgtcGAAGTTGCTGTTCCATGTAACCTAATACATCCTGCAAATACAAATCTGCCTGCT ACTATAACAACTACCCCTTCCACCATAACGTCTTCATTACCTCAAGAACAACTTTGTAAAGGACCAATAAAACAAGAGATCACTGAATCACCCGACATCAAACCTCTTGCACTGTCACCTTCCAACAATCCAATTAATGCAGTAGCTAGTAATCCACCAAAGGCTCACTTGGCAGAACCTATGCCACTCAACGTATCTATACGTCTTCCTGATGATATAAACGAGAGGAAGAAtcttataaaaagaaatttagatTCTTCAATGGAATCTAaagatattaaatttaatatagaaGGTACTAGTTTCAACCAGGACACCGTAAGATTCAATCcggaaaatatgaaattcgctCAACAAACAGAATTCAAGAAGGAACCAGTTATTAAAACAGAGAAAATTGAAAGTGAAAGTACTGATGAACTTCCCAAAGAACATATTCCTCAGCAAGTTTCTGTGTTACAAGAAAAGAGCTTCAAAACTGAATTAATTATTCCCAGGATTCATCCTGCCAAAGAAGAAGATTCTTCAAATAACGATCTTATGGTAAAAGAAGAATCATCTTACAAAGACAATATTTTTATGCCACAGAATCTTATCAAAGAATCAATAACTTTCGGTATGAAAGATTCATCTTTAATGAATCACTTAGCacctaaaataatgaaagaacCATCACAAGATAAACATAAAGACCAAATTGTCGATATGAACTCAGTGAATCATTTCACGGATATTAAACAAGAAACTTATAGTTACCAACCTCCTAAAGATTCCAATGCTACTACTGCCGTGACTATTAATAGTATTAATAATACTGTTATAAAATTGGAACCTAGGGAACCACGTGAGGAGCCGATGGAATTAACTAGTCAAAACAGGAGCGAACAACAACAACCATCCTATA aTACGCTTCCCCAACCCCTTAACATCCCGCAAGTTATACCAATGTCTCAAAATATTCCACCTAGTAACCattatgaagaagaaaaacgATTAGAAAAGTTAGAACGACCAGAAAGAGTGGATAGACCCGACAGAATAGAACGACCAGAGAGACCTGATGTAGTACAGATAAATTCTACACCAATAGGGCAACCTCCATTACCAAGTCTTATGCAATCTGGTAATCTAGTTACAATAGGGGGTTCCCAAGCACCACAAATAAACCACTACAGCTTCATGACTGGTCTGCCATTTTCTCATCCTCAAAGTCCtagaaacttggaaaaaaatcagtcTCAACACCAACAAAATGAaccacaaaatttgaaaatcaaacaAGAAATACCAGATATACCCCAAAGTCAAAGCTCCTCAATGCCTCCTAATCATTTGAATGGTTTAAGCAGTTTTACGCAGAGTGCATTAGGCTCGGGACCTCCAGGACAATCTCCTCAAAGTTTAGCATTACCTCCCAATTCTCAGAATCTAGCAACAAATTTACCAACTTCTGGAGGTTTTGTGGCACCTCCAAATCATTTGCCTTCACCTATGGCAGATCCTCTTCAAAGTCTTAAAGACGTAAAG ATTCCTGGCTACATTCCTCCTGCACAACACAGTCAATCCACCCAGTCAGCTAGTAACGAAAGAAGTGAACGTCCTTCTTCTGGTCCAGCGGTTGAGAATATTAAAAAGGAACCCGAATACATCAGATCTTCTAGTACCGGACCCAGTCCGAAACCCTTATCAGATAAATGTTCGACTCCCAAAAGTAGTAGCAATACTAACACTCCTACACCTGGAGCTCAACAGACACCTCCACCAATTAGACAACATG gtaCCAATTCACCACACTCAGCAATGAACTTGATTAGTCCGAGCTCGGCTCCTACCTCTTCTTTATCTCAACCTCACCCAACCCAACCTCACGGTTCATCATATGGTGGAATGCCTCCGCACCATCCACATCTAGTCCATCCTTCATTCCTCCAAATGCCATTCCATGGACCACATCCATATTCCGGATATCCTTTCTCTTACCCTTATCCATATCCTGTAGTACCTCAACCACATGCCGTTCCTCCTCCTACTAGTCGACACGATATTTCAGTTGCTCCTAAATCTATTGATACTGTCAGCGCCACCTTGATGTCTTCACAACATAGCACTAGTAGTACCTTAACTTCAAAGAGAGAAACAAGAGAATCCGACGAAAATGGTGGAGAAAGACATCAAACTCATGAAATGACGTTAACAAACCACCAAAGTACTTCACATAATAGTTCTGTACATGCAACTGTAGATAAGCACAATTATGGTAGTAGTCATAGTATTACAATTTCGCATAGTACTTCTACGAGTTCGAGTCAAAGTGTCCAGCATAAAGTCAATCAAAAAACGGTTAGAAGTAGTTCACCACATCCGCCAGTATCGCAG ACATCATCGAGTTCAAGTATCAACCACACATCATCGAGTTCAACCAGTAGTCATCAGCATACCCATCATCACACACATACTCACCACGATCGTTTATCACCAAGTACTCAACTTTTACGTCACAGTATCCATAAACCTCCCACCCCTCAAACTGCAAACGCCCATCATTTAATGATACAACCACCAAATATGGGTCACCATCCATCCTCTCTGGAAGCTTTGAGAGCTCATGCTGCCCAAGCGGCTGCCAATATGCATCCGCCGTCTTCCCCAATGAATCCTCCAAAAATTATGTCTGACGAGGTCATTAAAGTAGAACCGGATCCAGAACCTTCTCCACCCGAGGACGAACCACAAAACAGTCCGATTGAACCTCCTAGAGGGCCATCACCTGAGCCTAGGATCGAAGATACAGAATGTCATAGAAGTCAAAGTGCAAT atTCCTGCGTCATTGGAACCGTGGAGACTATAACTCTTGTACGAGAACAGATCTCACATTTAAACCTGTACCTAATTCGACGCTTGCTCGAAAGCGAGAAGAAAGACTTCGTAAGCAAGCAGATAGAGAACGTGAGGAAAGGGAGAGGGCACAACAAGCTCAACAGAGGAAAAATGCAACGCCAGAAAAACCAGACATTAAACCACCATCTAGGGGGCCTTTGGAAACTGTCAGTTCCCCTTACGAAAGGTTCCCAAGACCTGGTTTCAATGATACACCTGCTTTGAGACAGTTGTCTGAATATGCAAGGCCACATGCTGGTTTTAGTCCCG gacACATGCCTAGGTCACTTATACCCCCTTCTCATGTCATGGATCCAATGTTGCAATACCAGTTGAGTAGTATGTATGGACCCGGAGCAAGAGAGAG ATTGGAATTGGAGCACTTAGAAAGGGAAAAACGAGAAAGGGAAATAAGGGAACTTAGAGAAAGAGAATTAAATGACAGGATAAAAGAGGAGATAATGAAAGGAGGTATGCGAGGACCTGCGAACCCAATGGATCCACATTGGCTGGAAATTCAAAGAAGATATGCAGCTGCAGGCTTATCTGGACCTGTAG gtcCAGGAGGTCTTCCTCTTCACCATTTCGCCTTATATCCTGGTGGGGGTAGCGCCCCTTTATCGCAAATGGAAAGGGAACGCCTGGAAAGGCTTGGAATACCCCCACCACCAGCACCAGGTGCCCCAGGAGGTCCTCCTCCTGGACATCCACATCATCCAGCTCACCAGGCTCAGCTAGAGGCTGCTGAAAGATTGGCTCTGGCAACTGATCCTA tgaagGTGCGTCTACAAATGGCGGGTATATCACCAGAATATCATGCCCACACTCATGCACATACGCATGCGCATACACACCTACATTTGCATCCTCAACAGCAGCAAGCTCAGCAAGAAGCAGCGGCAGCGGCTGCGGGTTTTCCACTACCAG GTTACCCTCGCCCCGGGTTGATTCCGAGCAGGGAGGGACCATTGGGATTACATCATCCTGACTTGTTGGGCAGACCTTATGCAGATCAACTGGCACATCAA GCAGCAGCTCATGAACAGTTACAAAGGCAGATGTTACTTGAACGTGATAGATTCCCTCCGCATCCTTCCATAGTTGCTCAGCACGAAGAGTACCTTAG gcAACAAAGGGAACGTGAACTCAAAGTGAGAGCATTAGAGGAAGCTGCTAGGGGCTCTAGGCAATAA
- the LOC130893628 gene encoding arginine-glutamic acid dipeptide repeats protein isoform X6, whose translation MATTQGEIRVGPGNQVKDIYAVLPEYRPSVPPDQLSPDPEQVRVREEQRWVPAMTLDADLLMYLRAARSMAAFAGMCDGGCPEDGANAASRDDTTINALDVLHDSGYDPGKALQALVKCPVPKGIDKKWSEEETKRFVKGLRQFGKNFFRIRKDLLPHRDTHELVEFYYLWKKTPGANNNRPHRRRRPPGSLRRIRNTRNSRGGRNVPPETENSRPSPQPGKEPGETSSVTEDDNDSEDDSDSREAQYRCSHCFTTHSKDWQPGGKDRQLLCYECRAHYKKTNELPPVTAPAAGGNNLSAESPDASPQRMRTRNKAKEQTSNRARPKRGGTETPEPKTPIKTNPNAEKTTPNQTSTPGKKKKSDKPETPNKNKDSRKRPQDVKSEDNDMEERELGLHKKKRDRAESPCSLTTDSETVNEDVENPENENENVEVAVPCNLIHPANTNLPATITTTPSTITSSLPQEQLCKGPIKQEITESPDIKPLALSPSNNPINAVASNPPKAHLAEPMPLNVSIRLPDDINERKNLIKRNLDSSMESKDIKFNIEGTSFNQDTVRFNPENMKFAQQTEFKKEPVIKTEKIESESTDELPKEHIPQQVSVLQEKSFKTELIIPRIHPAKEEDSSNNDLMVKEESSYKDNIFMPQNLIKESITFGMKDSSLMNHLAPKIMKEPSQDKHKDQIVDMNSVNHFTDIKQETYSYQPPKDSNATTAVTINSINNTVIKLEPREPREEPMELTSQNRSEQQQPSYNTLPQPLNIPQVIPMSQNIPPSNHYEEEKRLEKLERPERVDRPDRIERPERPDVVQINSTPIGQPPLPSLMQSGNLVTIGGSQAPQINHYSFMTGLPFSHPQSPRNLEKNQSQHQQNEPQNLKIKQEIPDIPQSQSSSMPPNHLNGLSSFTQSALGSGPPGQSPQSLALPPNSQNLATNLPTSGGFVAPPNHLPSPMADPLQSLKDVKIPGYIPPAQHSQSTQSASNERSERPSSGPAVENIKKEPEYIRSSSTGPSPKPLSDKCSTPKSSSNTNTPTPGAQQTPPPIRQHGTNSPHSAMNLISPSSAPTSSLSQPHPTQPHGSSYGGMPPHHPHLVHPSFLQMPFHGPHPYSGYPFSYPYPYPVVPQPHAVPPPTSRHDISVAPKSIDTVSATLMSSQHSTSSTLTSKRETRESDENGGERHQTHEMTLTNHQSTSHNSSVHATVDKHNYGSSHSITISHSTSTSSSQSVQHKVNQKTVRSSSPHPPVSQTSSSSSINHTSSSSTSSHQHTHHHTHTHHDRLSPSTQLLRHSIHKPPTPQTANAHHLMIQPPNMGHHPSSLEALRAHAAQAAANMHPPSSPMNPPKIMSDEVIKVEPDPEPSPPEDEPQNSPIEPPRGPSPEPRIEDTECHRSQSAIFLRHWNRGDYNSCTRTDLTFKPVPNSTLARKREERLRKQADREREERERAQQAQQRKNATPEKPDIKPPSRGPLETVSSPYERFPRPGFNDTPALRQLSEYARPHAGFSPGHMPRSLIPPSHVMDPMLQYQLSSMYGPGARERLELEHLEREKREREIRELRERELNDRIKEEIMKGGMRGPANPMDPHWLEIQRRYAAAGLSGPVGPGGLPLHHFALYPGGGSAPLSQMERERLERLGIPPPPAPGAPGGPPPGHPHHPAHQAQLEAAERLALATDPMKVRLQMAGISPEYHAHTHAHTHAHTHLHLHPQQQQAQQEAAAAAAGFPLPASAAPGYPRPGLIPSREGPLGLHHPDLLGRPYADQLAHQAAAHEQLQRQMLLERDRFPPHPSIVAQHEEYLRQQRERELKVRALEEAARGSRQ comes from the exons ATGGCGACTACTCAAGGAGAAATCAGGGTGGGTCCTGGTAACCAGGTAAAAGATATTTAT GCTGTCCTTCCTGAATACCGTCCAAGTGTTCCACCAGATCAGTTGTCACCAGATCCAGAACAGGTGCGGGTTCGCGAAGAACAAAGATGGGTTCCCGCTATGACACTAGATGCCGATTTGTTGATGTACCTTCGCGCTGCAAGGTCTATGGCTGCTTTTGCTGGTATGTGTGATGGTGGGTGTCCTGAGGATGGAGCCAATGCAGCATCGAGAGATGACACGACGATCAATGCTTTAGATGTG tTGCACGATTCTGGATATGATCCAGGTAAAGCATTGCAAGCTTTAGTAAAATGTCCTGTACCGAAAGGGATCGATAAAAAGTGGAGTGAAGAGGAAACTAAAAGATTCGTCAAAGGTCTTCGACAGTTCGGCAAAAATTTCTTCAGGATAAGGAAAGATCTACTGCCTCATCGAGATACG CATGAACtggttgaattttattatttgtggaAGAAAACGCCAGGTGCAAATAACAATAGACCCCACAGGAGACGGAGACCGCCAGGATCACTGAGGAGAATTAGGAATACACGAAATAGTAGAGGAG GGCGTAACGTTCCACCTGAAACTGAAAATAGCAGACCATCTCCACAACCCGGTAAAGAACCTGGAGAGACCAGTTCCGTTACTGAGGATGATAATGATAGTGAAGACGATAGTGACAGTAGAGAAGCGCAGTATCGATGTTCGCATTGCTTTACAACAC aTTCTAAAGACTGGCAACCTGGAGGCAAAGACCGACAGCTATTATGTTACGAGTGCAGAGCTCACTACAAAAAGACAAACGAATTACCACCTGTCACAGCTCCAGCAGCTGGCGGAAATAATCTATCGGCAG AAAGTCCAGATGCAAGTCCTCAACGTATGCGCACACGAAACAAAGCCAAAGAACAAACCAGCAATCGTGCAAGACCGAAAAGAGGGGGGACAGAAACACCGGAACCTAAAACGCCAATAAAGACTAACCCAAATGCCGAAAAAACCACACCAAACCAAACGAGTACTCCTGGCAAAAAAAAGAAGTCAGATAAACCAGAAACCccgaataaaaacaaagatagTAGAAAAAGACCCCAAGATGTAAAATCAGAAGATAATGATATGGAAGAACGTGAACTTGGGTTACACAAAAAGAAAAGAGATAGAGCAGAAAGTCCATGTAGTCTTACCACCGATTCTGAAACTGTCAATGAAGATGTTGAAAAtccagaaaatgaaaatgaaaatgtcGAAGTTGCTGTTCCATGTAACCTAATACATCCTGCAAATACAAATCTGCCTGCT ACTATAACAACTACCCCTTCCACCATAACGTCTTCATTACCTCAAGAACAACTTTGTAAAGGACCAATAAAACAAGAGATCACTGAATCACCCGACATCAAACCTCTTGCACTGTCACCTTCCAACAATCCAATTAATGCAGTAGCTAGTAATCCACCAAAGGCTCACTTGGCAGAACCTATGCCACTCAACGTATCTATACGTCTTCCTGATGATATAAACGAGAGGAAGAAtcttataaaaagaaatttagatTCTTCAATGGAATCTAaagatattaaatttaatatagaaGGTACTAGTTTCAACCAGGACACCGTAAGATTCAATCcggaaaatatgaaattcgctCAACAAACAGAATTCAAGAAGGAACCAGTTATTAAAACAGAGAAAATTGAAAGTGAAAGTACTGATGAACTTCCCAAAGAACATATTCCTCAGCAAGTTTCTGTGTTACAAGAAAAGAGCTTCAAAACTGAATTAATTATTCCCAGGATTCATCCTGCCAAAGAAGAAGATTCTTCAAATAACGATCTTATGGTAAAAGAAGAATCATCTTACAAAGACAATATTTTTATGCCACAGAATCTTATCAAAGAATCAATAACTTTCGGTATGAAAGATTCATCTTTAATGAATCACTTAGCacctaaaataatgaaagaacCATCACAAGATAAACATAAAGACCAAATTGTCGATATGAACTCAGTGAATCATTTCACGGATATTAAACAAGAAACTTATAGTTACCAACCTCCTAAAGATTCCAATGCTACTACTGCCGTGACTATTAATAGTATTAATAATACTGTTATAAAATTGGAACCTAGGGAACCACGTGAGGAGCCGATGGAATTAACTAGTCAAAACAGGAGCGAACAACAACAACCATCCTATA aTACGCTTCCCCAACCCCTTAACATCCCGCAAGTTATACCAATGTCTCAAAATATTCCACCTAGTAACCattatgaagaagaaaaacgATTAGAAAAGTTAGAACGACCAGAAAGAGTGGATAGACCCGACAGAATAGAACGACCAGAGAGACCTGATGTAGTACAGATAAATTCTACACCAATAGGGCAACCTCCATTACCAAGTCTTATGCAATCTGGTAATCTAGTTACAATAGGGGGTTCCCAAGCACCACAAATAAACCACTACAGCTTCATGACTGGTCTGCCATTTTCTCATCCTCAAAGTCCtagaaacttggaaaaaaatcagtcTCAACACCAACAAAATGAaccacaaaatttgaaaatcaaacaAGAAATACCAGATATACCCCAAAGTCAAAGCTCCTCAATGCCTCCTAATCATTTGAATGGTTTAAGCAGTTTTACGCAGAGTGCATTAGGCTCGGGACCTCCAGGACAATCTCCTCAAAGTTTAGCATTACCTCCCAATTCTCAGAATCTAGCAACAAATTTACCAACTTCTGGAGGTTTTGTGGCACCTCCAAATCATTTGCCTTCACCTATGGCAGATCCTCTTCAAAGTCTTAAAGACGTAAAG ATTCCTGGCTACATTCCTCCTGCACAACACAGTCAATCCACCCAGTCAGCTAGTAACGAAAGAAGTGAACGTCCTTCTTCTGGTCCAGCGGTTGAGAATATTAAAAAGGAACCCGAATACATCAGATCTTCTAGTACCGGACCCAGTCCGAAACCCTTATCAGATAAATGTTCGACTCCCAAAAGTAGTAGCAATACTAACACTCCTACACCTGGAGCTCAACAGACACCTCCACCAATTAGACAACATG gtaCCAATTCACCACACTCAGCAATGAACTTGATTAGTCCGAGCTCGGCTCCTACCTCTTCTTTATCTCAACCTCACCCAACCCAACCTCACGGTTCATCATATGGTGGAATGCCTCCGCACCATCCACATCTAGTCCATCCTTCATTCCTCCAAATGCCATTCCATGGACCACATCCATATTCCGGATATCCTTTCTCTTACCCTTATCCATATCCTGTAGTACCTCAACCACATGCCGTTCCTCCTCCTACTAGTCGACACGATATTTCAGTTGCTCCTAAATCTATTGATACTGTCAGCGCCACCTTGATGTCTTCACAACATAGCACTAGTAGTACCTTAACTTCAAAGAGAGAAACAAGAGAATCCGACGAAAATGGTGGAGAAAGACATCAAACTCATGAAATGACGTTAACAAACCACCAAAGTACTTCACATAATAGTTCTGTACATGCAACTGTAGATAAGCACAATTATGGTAGTAGTCATAGTATTACAATTTCGCATAGTACTTCTACGAGTTCGAGTCAAAGTGTCCAGCATAAAGTCAATCAAAAAACGGTTAGAAGTAGTTCACCACATCCGCCAGTATCGCAG ACATCATCGAGTTCAAGTATCAACCACACATCATCGAGTTCAACCAGTAGTCATCAGCATACCCATCATCACACACATACTCACCACGATCGTTTATCACCAAGTACTCAACTTTTACGTCACAGTATCCATAAACCTCCCACCCCTCAAACTGCAAACGCCCATCATTTAATGATACAACCACCAAATATGGGTCACCATCCATCCTCTCTGGAAGCTTTGAGAGCTCATGCTGCCCAAGCGGCTGCCAATATGCATCCGCCGTCTTCCCCAATGAATCCTCCAAAAATTATGTCTGACGAGGTCATTAAAGTAGAACCGGATCCAGAACCTTCTCCACCCGAGGACGAACCACAAAACAGTCCGATTGAACCTCCTAGAGGGCCATCACCTGAGCCTAGGATCGAAGATACAGAATGTCATAGAAGTCAAAGTGCAAT atTCCTGCGTCATTGGAACCGTGGAGACTATAACTCTTGTACGAGAACAGATCTCACATTTAAACCTGTACCTAATTCGACGCTTGCTCGAAAGCGAGAAGAAAGACTTCGTAAGCAAGCAGATAGAGAACGTGAGGAAAGGGAGAGGGCACAACAAGCTCAACAGAGGAAAAATGCAACGCCAGAAAAACCAGACATTAAACCACCATCTAGGGGGCCTTTGGAAACTGTCAGTTCCCCTTACGAAAGGTTCCCAAGACCTGGTTTCAATGATACACCTGCTTTGAGACAGTTGTCTGAATATGCAAGGCCACATGCTGGTTTTAGTCCCG gacACATGCCTAGGTCACTTATACCCCCTTCTCATGTCATGGATCCAATGTTGCAATACCAGTTGAGTAGTATGTATGGACCCGGAGCAAGAGAGAG ATTGGAATTGGAGCACTTAGAAAGGGAAAAACGAGAAAGGGAAATAAGGGAACTTAGAGAAAGAGAATTAAATGACAGGATAAAAGAGGAGATAATGAAAGGAGGTATGCGAGGACCTGCGAACCCAATGGATCCACATTGGCTGGAAATTCAAAGAAGATATGCAGCTGCAGGCTTATCTGGACCTGTAG gtcCAGGAGGTCTTCCTCTTCACCATTTCGCCTTATATCCTGGTGGGGGTAGCGCCCCTTTATCGCAAATGGAAAGGGAACGCCTGGAAAGGCTTGGAATACCCCCACCACCAGCACCAGGTGCCCCAGGAGGTCCTCCTCCTGGACATCCACATCATCCAGCTCACCAGGCTCAGCTAGAGGCTGCTGAAAGATTGGCTCTGGCAACTGATCCTA tgaagGTGCGTCTACAAATGGCGGGTATATCACCAGAATATCATGCCCACACTCATGCACATACGCATGCGCATACACACCTACATTTGCATCCTCAACAGCAGCAAGCTCAGCAAGAAGCAGCGGCAGCGGCTGCGGGTTTTCCACTACCAG CATCTGCGGCTCCAGGTTACCCTCGCCCCGGGTTGATTCCGAGCAGGGAGGGACCATTGGGATTACATCATCCTGACTTGTTGGGCAGACCTTATGCAGATCAACTGGCACATCAA GCAGCAGCTCATGAACAGTTACAAAGGCAGATGTTACTTGAACGTGATAGATTCCCTCCGCATCCTTCCATAGTTGCTCAGCACGAAGAGTACCTTAG gcAACAAAGGGAACGTGAACTCAAAGTGAGAGCATTAGAGGAAGCTGCTAGGGGCTCTAGGCAATAA